In Leifsonia sp. PS1209, the genomic stretch CCTCGCCGGCCGGTTCGACGCCGTCCACGCCGATTCGCACCCGGATCCGGTCGTCGCTCACCGCGATGTCCACCCGGTCTGCGATGCCCTCGCGGTCCGCGTCGGCCGGCGTGAGCGCAGCGCCGATCGCGGAGACCACCTGGGCGACCGGCGAAGCCGCCGGGTAGACGGTGGAGACGCCCGGCACGCCGAGGATGTGATCGGAGAGGCCGCTCGTGTCCGCCGGTGTCTCGTCGGAGGCGTGCGTCGCGCTCATCCCTGCTCCTTGCCCGCGCGAGGCTCGCGCACGTCCGTGACCACCACATCCACTGAGGCGACCGTCAGCTCGGCGTGCTTGACGAGCTCCGCCGCCACGGCGTTGCGCACCGCAGCGGCCGTGCCGTCCAGGGGGAGGCCGAAACGCACCGAGATCTCGAGGTGCACGGCGATCGGGGACCCAGGGGTCTCGATGTCGCCGTCGAGTCTGCAGCGGCCGACGATCACGCCGTCGACGTCGTCGCCGACGCTGCGCACAAGGGCGCGGACCGCCCCCTCGGTCAGCGAGAGGTCCGCGGCGGGGTCGTCGTGCACGATCGGGACGCGCCTGCCCGCCTGCACATCCAACCGGATGCCCGTGAGGATGCGGGAGACCCAGGTGTCGTCTGCCGGGGTGGCGGCGGCCTCGGCTTCGAGGAGCTGCGTGGTGGCGCGGCCGAGACGTTCCAGCGCGGCGAGAGCCGCCTGGCATTCGGGGGAGTCGTCGATGGCCGGGTTGGCCGGACGGCGGCCGTTCGCGAGGTAGTCGCTCAGCTCGTCGAGCGTGTGGCCGTCGATGAGTTCGTCCTCGGGCAGGAGCGGGTCTGTCATCGCCAGTCCTCCATCGCCTCGAGCAGATTCTTGCGAGCTCTCGCCAGCTGGCCGCGCACCGTGGATGCGGGGATGCCGAGCTCGGTCGCTATGTCGTCGTAACTGTACTGTCCCACTTCGCGCAGCACCCAGCACCTCCGCTGCAGTTCGGGCAGACCGTCGAGCGCCCTGCCGAGTGCGGCAGAGGCCGTCCTGACCTCGGCGAGATGGCCGGGATCGTCCTTCTGCTGCGTCGGCACGTCCAGCTCGGTGACGTCGTCGTGCTCGTGCCGCGCCCGGATGCGGTCGATGCACCGTCTGCTCAGGATGCGGATCAGCCAGCTCTTCACCGCCGCGCCGTTCTCCAGCTCGCCGAGACGTCGCCACGCGGTCACGAAGGTCTCCTGCACGACGTCGTCGGACTCGTAGGTCGAGCCGAGCATCCGGGCGGCGTATGCGCGCATCAGCGGTCCGTGGCGGCGCACGAGCACTTCGAATGCGACGGTGTCTCCGTCCGCTGCGCGACCGACGAGGGTGTCGTCCGCCGCATCCAGCAGGTCGGCCAGGGTGGACTTCCGCACGGCGCCCCCTCCCGATCCGCATCCTTGAGCGCTGACCAACATCATGTTAGACAGTCGAATAGCAAGCCAAGCGAGATTCTTCTGAAGATTTTCGAAATAGGACGTGACGAATCCCGGACTCGGCTCGTCTGAGAAGCACAGGTCACAACGGTGACCGCGGCGGGAGACCCCGCCACGAGACGGAAGGAAAGCGCATGGCAACCACACCCACTGCCCCCGCAACCACAGGGATCACGACCGCGAGCGCCGCATCCGGCACGCAGGGCAAGACCGTCATCAGCGACGCGGTCGTCGCGAAGGTGGCGGGGATCGCCGCCCGCGAGGTTCCCGGCGTCTACGCGCTCGGCGGCGGGGCGGCCCGCGCACTCGGAGCCATCCGGGATGCGATGAACGCCTCCGACCTCGGCCAGGGCATCAGCGTCGAGGTCGGCGAGACCCAGGTCGCCGCCGACGTCACCATCGTGGCCGAGTACCCCGTGCCGCTGCAGAAGGTCGCAGCGGAGGTGCGCGCCTCCATCTCGCAGGCGATCGAGCACATCATCGGCCTGGAGGTCACCGAGGTCAACGTCACGGTCAACGACGTGCACGTCCCGTCCGACGACGCGGACGAGCAGGAGGCGCGAGTCCAGTGACCACCGCCAGATTCGGCCTGCTCGTCGGCGCCGTGCTCGCCGTCGTCTGGGCTGCCCTCGGATTCTGGGCGTTCGTCGGTGTCGCCGTCGCGATGCTGGTCGGATGGCTCGTCGGGCGCCTGGTCAGCGGAGACATCGACGGAGCCCGGCTGATCGACGCGCTCCGCGGCCGCCGCTCGTCATCGTGACCGGCGGACGCGACCGCTTCGCCCCCCGGGCGCTGGAGCACCTGGTGCAGGCGATCGCGGCAGACGCGCTCGGTGTCGCTCCGCGCGACCCGGCGGTGCGCATCAGCGACGCGGCGGGAGCACTCGCCGTGACCGTGCGGTCGCCCGTGGCGATGCCGCCCCTCGGCGACGGCGACGCCGGCGCGGACGGCCAGGATCTGATCCAGCGCCTGGCGGCAGCCGCCGCAGACACCAGGGCGAGATTCGCCGAACTGACCGGCCTGGATGTGGCCCGCGTCGACATGCGGGCCACGAAGGCCATCATCACGGAGAGGAGGGTGCGATGAACGGGGTGGAGACACGCGTCGTCCGCCGCGAGACGCACTCGCCGCGGTCGACGTCCGCCATCGTCGTGGCGTCGGTCCTCGGACTCCTGATCGTGCTGCTCGCGACCGAGGGCATCCTGCACCTGCTCGGGATGCGGCCCCTGGTGGCCGCCCCGCGCGGCACGCTCCTCGCCGTCCTCACTTTCCCGGACGCCCCGGCCGCGCTGCGTGTCGGCGTCGCGGTCGTCGCCGCGGTGATCGGACTCGTCCTGCTCGGGCTGGCCGTGTTCCCCGGACGGCGGGCGCGCCGAGCGCTGACGGCGAACCGTGTTGCGGTCGTCGCCGACGACGGGATGCTGGCGTCTGCCCTCGCCCGGGCAGCGGCGAGGACCGCGCGGGTCGATCCGGACGCGGTGCGCGTCTCCCTCGGCCGGCGCAGCGCTGCGGTGCAGATCGTCCCCGTGTCCGGGCACCGCGTCGACCAGGCGGCGGTACGGCGCGCGGTCGAGCAGGAGTTCGCGGCCGCCGGTGCCGATAAGGCCGTGCGCGTGTCCGTGAACATCGCACAGACGGGGAGGGTCGGATCGTGAACAGCACCAACCGGGCTCTCAACCGCGGGCTCCTCGTGGTTCTCGGGCTCGCATCCATCGTCGTCGCCGTGGCCATCGCCTGGACGCTCGTGGCCCCGTCGGCCGCGCGGGCCTGGCTGGACGCCGGACGCTCCGCGAGGACGTGGACGGACAGCGTGTTCGGCACGCCGCTCTGGGCGGGCACGACGGTCAGCCTGGCCGCGGTCGTCGCAATCGCGGGTGCCGTCGTGCTCCTGGTGCTGCTGATCGTCTTCATCGTGCGGCAGGGACACGGGGCGGAGTCCACGGTGCTGAGCGCGCGGACAGGGGACGGCGACCTCGATGTCGACGTGTCCGTCGCGGCCGCTCTCATCGAGCAGCGCCTCTCGACCGTTCCCGGCGTGGCGAGGGTGGCCGTCAGCGCATACCGCGTTCGGAAGGTCGTGGCGCTCAAGATCGCCGTCGACTGCCGACGAGGAGCCGCGCCGCGCACCATCGTCGACGCCATCGACGACACCGTCCGCCTGCTGGGCGAGGCACTCGGATCGCAGCCGGCGGTCTACGCCCAGCTGACGGGCGGATTCCGGTCCCGCCTCCGCTCAGCGGTGCGGGTCGACACCACGACAAGGGCCGTCCGGCCGTCGTGACACCAGAAGAAGAAAGAAGGAGAAGCAGATGAGTGCAGAAGACAAGATCAAGAACGCCGCGCAGGACCTCAAGGGCAAGGCCGAGGAGGTCATCGGCAAGCTCACCAACGACGACAGCAAGGTCGCGGACGGCAAGGCCGATCAGACGGCGGCGAAGGCCAAGGGGACGGTCGAGGACGTGAAGGACGCGTTCAAGAAGTAGTCGTCCTCGGAGGGAACGGCGCGACCGGCATGGCTGGTCGCGCCGTTCCGTGTCTCCGGGTCGCGCAGCCCGGTCACCTGCTCAGCACGGAGTCCCGGTGCACGACCTCCATCGGGATGAGGGCCTCGCGCACCGGGTCGTCGTTCAGCAGCATCTCCACAGCCCTGGCGCCCATCGCCTCGTGGGGGAGCGCGACGGTGGTAAGCCCCGGGCGCAGGTAGGCGGCCAGTTCGTCGTTGTCGAAGGAGACGATCGAGAGATCGTCCGGGATGCTGAGCCCGGCTTCGAGCGCCGCCTGGTACGCACCGAACGCGAGGCGGTCGTTCATGCTCAGGATGGCCGTGGGGCGCACCTTCCTGGCGAGCAGCTTCTTCGTCGCCTCGTAGCCTTCGTCCGGTTCCCAGAGCCACGACGACGACTCGGAGGCGAACGTCAGACCGTTCTCGGCCATCGCATCCCTGATGCCCGCGACGCGCTGCGCCACCGTCGCGGAGCGGAACAGCCCGCGCTCCTTCTCGTCGCTCTGGCCGAGGAGGGCGATGCCGTCGCGGAAGCCGGCGTCGGTCAGGACGGCGACGGCGGATCGGCCGCCGCCGTACTCGTCCGGCAGCACGGCGTGCGGGAACCGGGCGTTGGTCGCGTTGAGCATGACCACGGGCGTCTCGATCGCCATCTCCGGCAGGAACAGTTCGCGGGCGCGCATGGTGGCGAAGACGATCCCGTCGACCTGGCGGTCGAGGACGGCGCCGATGGCCTCGGTCTCGCGCTTCGGCTCTCCGCCGGTCTCGAGCACCATCATGACGTGACCGGCCTTCTCGGCCGCGGTCAGCGCCCCCTTGATCAGGCCGGACGCGAAGCGGGTGGTGGCGACCACGTCGGAGATGAACGCGATGGTGTGGGTCTTGTCGGTCTTCAGCCCGCGTGCTGCGACGTTCGGGCGGTAGCCGAGCTCGCTCGCGGCGGCGTGGACGCGGTCGTGCGCATCCTGAGACAGCCGCGTATCCGGGCGGCCGTTCAGGATCATGGACGCGGCAGACACCGACAATCCGGCCTTCCTGGCCACGTCTGCCAAAGTCACGCGCTTACTCAACATCGAGCGGTCCTCCTCCTTGCGGGATGTTAGCCGCTCACGTGGCCAATCGAGAGACCTAGTTGACAATCTGTGCGACGTCACTCAGTATAGGGCCTGCTGAAAGCATTTAGCAGAGGGTTTCGGGCAACGAATCCCGCCCTTCGACAAAGGAGTCCTGTATGTCCCCCACCTCGCGCAGGCGACGGCTCCGCGGCGCAGCAGCCGCCGGCCTCATCGCCTCGATCACCGCCGTCGTCTTCACCGGATGCGCTCCGGGGTCGAGCACCCCCGGCGCCACGACGGCCACCGACGTCAGCACCACGCTCACCAAAGACAAGGTGCAGCTGACCATCGCCGACGAGACCGGCTTCCCGCTCACCGACGACCTGGCCAAAGAGTTCACCAAGCAGCACCCCAACATCACCTTCAAGATCACGAGGGACACGTTCCAGAACCTCACGGCCAACGCGCCCAAGCTGCTCGCCAGCTCGACGCCGCCCGACCTCATCCGGTTGCCGACGCTCGGCGACACGGTCAAGGACGGCCTGGTCGCCAACCTCGACCCGTATTTCAAGGCATACGGCTGGGACAAGTGGTCGGCCGCGCAGCTCGCACCGCTGCGCATGACGGACGAGGGCGTCCGCGGAAGCGGCTCGCTCTACCAGCTCGGCCTCGGCTACAGCGTGACCGGCATCTACATGAACACGAAGCTGGCCGCTCAGGCGGGCATCACCTCCACGCCGGAGACGCTGGACGAGCTGCAGGCCGACTTCGCGAAGGCCAAGGCGGCCGGGATCGCCCCGCTCGTCGAGGGCGACAAGGACGGCGTGGTCAACTTCACCGTCCAGGCCGCGATGAACCAGTACGCGGACAAGACCGAGTTCCTCGACTGGATGTTCAACAAGCCGGGCGCGACGTACAACCAGCCGGGCATCGTGAAGGGTGCAGACCTCATCCGGAAGTGGGCGGACGCCGGCTACTTCCCGTCCGACATCAACGCTGTCGACTACTTCACCTTCGTCAGCAACTTCCAGGACGGCAAGGGTGTCTTCACCTTCAACGGCAACTGGGAGGCGGCCAACTACGCCAAGAAGCTGGGCAAGGACGTGTCGTTCTTCCTCGTTCCCCCGGCCAAGAAGGGCGGAGACCACGTGGCGATGGGCGCGGCGAACTCGTTCTCCGCGGCAGCCAAGTCGAAGAACCTCAACGAGGTCGCGTACTTCCTCAACTGGATCCACACCAACGACAAGGCGCGTCAGATCGTCGTCGACGTGACCGGTGCGGCCCCCGGCGGCGACCCGTCGCAGGCGCAGCCGAAGGTCGAGAAGGGCTCCCTCACCGAGAAGGTCCTGGAGTCGGCAGCGCAGATCGCCAAGGAGGACGGCCAGGTCGACTTCATGGCCAACACCACGGCGGGCATCTACGCCGGGGCGATCATCCCCGAATCCCAGCTCCTGGTGACCAGCAAGATCACCGGCCAGGAGTTCGTGGACAAGGTGCAGGCGTTCTACCAGCAGGAAGTGAAGAAGTAACGATGAGCACAGTGCGGCCCCGGATCAGCGACGACACCGTCGGCAGTGCCCCTGCTGTGCGGCGGGCGGATGGCGCAACCGCATCCGGGGCCGCACCTCGGCCTGCCCGTA encodes the following:
- a CDS encoding RNA polymerase sigma factor encodes the protein MRKSTLADLLDAADDTLVGRAADGDTVAFEVLVRRHGPLMRAYAARMLGSTYESDDVVQETFVTAWRRLGELENGAAVKSWLIRILSRRCIDRIRARHEHDDVTELDVPTQQKDDPGHLAEVRTASAALGRALDGLPELQRRCWVLREVGQYSYDDIATELGIPASTVRGQLARARKNLLEAMEDWR
- a CDS encoding Asp23/Gls24 family envelope stress response protein → MATTPTAPATTGITTASAASGTQGKTVISDAVVAKVAGIAAREVPGVYALGGGAARALGAIRDAMNASDLGQGISVEVGETQVAADVTIVAEYPVPLQKVAAEVRASISQAIEHIIGLEVTEVNVTVNDVHVPSDDADEQEARVQ
- a CDS encoding DUF6286 domain-containing protein; this translates as MNGVETRVVRRETHSPRSTSAIVVASVLGLLIVLLATEGILHLLGMRPLVAAPRGTLLAVLTFPDAPAALRVGVAVVAAVIGLVLLGLAVFPGRRARRALTANRVAVVADDGMLASALARAAARTARVDPDAVRVSLGRRSAAVQIVPVSGHRVDQAAVRRAVEQEFAAAGADKAVRVSVNIAQTGRVGS
- a CDS encoding CsbD family protein — translated: MSAEDKIKNAAQDLKGKAEEVIGKLTNDDSKVADGKADQTAAKAKGTVEDVKDAFKK
- a CDS encoding LacI family DNA-binding transcriptional regulator, yielding MTLADVARKAGLSVSAASMILNGRPDTRLSQDAHDRVHAAASELGYRPNVAARGLKTDKTHTIAFISDVVATTRFASGLIKGALTAAEKAGHVMMVLETGGEPKRETEAIGAVLDRQVDGIVFATMRARELFLPEMAIETPVVMLNATNARFPHAVLPDEYGGGRSAVAVLTDAGFRDGIALLGQSDEKERGLFRSATVAQRVAGIRDAMAENGLTFASESSSWLWEPDEGYEATKKLLARKVRPTAILSMNDRLAFGAYQAALEAGLSIPDDLSIVSFDNDELAAYLRPGLTTVALPHEAMGARAVEMLLNDDPVREALIPMEVVHRDSVLSR
- a CDS encoding extracellular solute-binding protein, encoding MSPTSRRRRLRGAAAAGLIASITAVVFTGCAPGSSTPGATTATDVSTTLTKDKVQLTIADETGFPLTDDLAKEFTKQHPNITFKITRDTFQNLTANAPKLLASSTPPDLIRLPTLGDTVKDGLVANLDPYFKAYGWDKWSAAQLAPLRMTDEGVRGSGSLYQLGLGYSVTGIYMNTKLAAQAGITSTPETLDELQADFAKAKAAGIAPLVEGDKDGVVNFTVQAAMNQYADKTEFLDWMFNKPGATYNQPGIVKGADLIRKWADAGYFPSDINAVDYFTFVSNFQDGKGVFTFNGNWEAANYAKKLGKDVSFFLVPPAKKGGDHVAMGAANSFSAAAKSKNLNEVAYFLNWIHTNDKARQIVVDVTGAAPGGDPSQAQPKVEKGSLTEKVLESAAQIAKEDGQVDFMANTTAGIYAGAIIPESQLLVTSKITGQEFVDKVQAFYQQEVKK